In one window of Bdellovibrio bacteriovorus W DNA:
- a CDS encoding cytochrome c oxidase subunit III (COG1845 Heme/copper-type cytochrome/quinol oxidase, subunit 3): protein MSTDKAATISHPRAAHVSHHFRDANQQYDACKQGVWLFMVTEILMFGAILIGYGIYHFLYPQTFAEGASHLDWKMGFINTLVLIFSSFTMAISISLVQQNKQKQAALALGTTLLCGAIFMCIKYLEYSHKFHLGFFPGLNLNVAETGAVNSNLGLYFGFYFAMTGLHGIHVLIGMGLITWLFIRTMRGDFHSQYWAPIEGVGIFWHIIDLIWIFLFPLLYLVG, encoded by the coding sequence ATGAGTACAGATAAAGCAGCGACAATCTCTCACCCTAGAGCAGCACACGTTTCGCATCACTTCCGTGATGCGAATCAACAGTACGATGCTTGTAAGCAAGGTGTTTGGCTTTTCATGGTTACCGAAATCCTTATGTTCGGTGCCATCCTCATTGGATATGGTATTTACCACTTCCTTTATCCACAAACGTTTGCTGAAGGTGCTTCGCACTTAGATTGGAAGATGGGTTTCATCAATACTCTTGTGTTGATTTTCTCTTCTTTCACAATGGCGATTTCAATTTCTTTGGTACAACAAAATAAGCAGAAGCAAGCTGCTCTTGCTTTAGGTACGACACTTCTGTGTGGTGCTATCTTTATGTGTATCAAGTATCTTGAGTACTCACACAAGTTTCATCTTGGGTTCTTTCCAGGCTTGAATCTTAATGTGGCAGAGACAGGTGCCGTAAACTCAAACCTAGGTCTTTACTTCGGTTTCTACTTTGCGATGACAGGTCTTCATGGAATTCACGTACTTATTGGTATGGGACTGATCACTTGGTTATTTATCCGCACTATGCGCGGTGATTTCCACTCTCAGTATTGGGCTCCGATTGAAGGTGTTGGTATTTTCTGGCACATCATCGACTTGATCTGGATCTTCCTTTTCCCTCTACTTTACTTGGTGGGTTAA
- a CDS encoding protoheme IX farnesyltransferase (COG0109 Polyprenyltransferase (cytochrome oxidase assembly factor)): MLRTYADLTKFGIVVFSVISGVIGYATGFQIEEPFRLQEFIYTIIGMYFLSSGSLALNQVQEYKLDQKMPRTAKRPVASGKIKPAAALVLSLSYLAVGLYILFDLEPMAGWVSLVCVFLYNGPYTMWWKPKWVFGAIPGAIPGSLPVTIGYAVANPEIWNPESLYLFLIMFMWQMPHFWILAIKFRDDYAKGGIPTLPVALGLHRTMLHVGIWTFVYVGTALAAPIFVHVSWVFLLLTIPLCFKVMQEFIRYYKSNGTERWLAFFMWLNVSMLVFIAIPVIDKWNFLFIHSN, from the coding sequence GTGTTAAGAACATACGCAGATCTTACTAAGTTTGGCATAGTCGTTTTTTCTGTAATATCAGGAGTGATCGGCTATGCTACAGGCTTTCAAATCGAGGAGCCATTCAGGCTCCAAGAATTCATCTACACAATCATCGGAATGTATTTCTTAAGTTCAGGCTCATTAGCTCTGAATCAAGTTCAAGAATACAAACTTGATCAAAAAATGCCTCGCACAGCAAAGCGCCCCGTAGCTTCAGGTAAAATCAAACCTGCGGCAGCTTTAGTTTTGTCGCTTTCATATTTAGCTGTGGGACTTTACATCCTTTTTGATCTTGAACCAATGGCTGGTTGGGTGAGTTTAGTCTGTGTGTTTTTGTATAATGGTCCGTACACCATGTGGTGGAAACCGAAATGGGTATTCGGTGCTATTCCTGGCGCTATTCCCGGGTCCTTGCCAGTGACTATCGGATACGCAGTTGCAAATCCTGAGATCTGGAACCCTGAATCTCTTTATCTCTTCTTGATTATGTTCATGTGGCAAATGCCGCACTTCTGGATCTTGGCGATTAAGTTTAGAGACGATTATGCAAAAGGCGGAATTCCAACTCTTCCTGTAGCATTAGGGTTACATCGGACAATGCTCCACGTAGGGATTTGGACATTTGTATATGTAGGCACGGCTCTAGCGGCTCCGATTTTTGTACACGTGAGTTGGGTCTTCTTACTTTTGACGATTCCACTCTGTTTCAAAGTCATGCAAGAGTTCATTAGATATTATAAATCTAATGGGACAGAGAGATGGTTGGCTTTCTTTATGTGGCTCAACGTTTCGATGTTGGTGTTTATTGCGATCCCTGTGATCGACAAATGGAACTTCCTCTTTATTCATTCAAATTAA
- a CDS encoding maleylacetoacetate isomerase / glutathione S-transferase (COG0625 Glutathione S-transferase), whose translation MKSLLLYNYFRSSTSYRARIALHWKGLEFEYKPINLLKSEQRSEEYLNLNPLGGVPTLVHEGRVIPESFAIIEYLDEVFPQNKLLPQDPYLRARVRQFCEVINSSMHPMGNLKVLKHLETAHGYDQAQKDQWVGIWAQQGLKALEIIAQEFAGQYSFGNEVTMADAFLIPQLLTCQRFNIDLTPYPTLLKINDNCLALDAFKKAHPFIQIDTPEDLRK comes from the coding sequence ATGAAGTCTCTTTTGCTTTACAACTATTTTCGCAGCTCTACATCCTACCGAGCACGTATAGCCCTCCATTGGAAGGGGTTGGAGTTTGAATACAAACCCATCAACCTCCTAAAGTCAGAGCAAAGATCCGAAGAATACTTAAATTTAAATCCGCTGGGCGGCGTCCCTACTTTAGTTCACGAAGGACGTGTGATTCCTGAGTCCTTTGCCATTATTGAATATCTCGATGAAGTTTTCCCTCAGAACAAACTTCTGCCCCAAGATCCTTACTTGCGTGCGCGCGTACGTCAGTTTTGTGAAGTGATTAATTCATCTATGCACCCTATGGGAAATCTTAAAGTTTTAAAACATCTCGAGACAGCGCATGGTTATGATCAAGCACAAAAGGATCAATGGGTTGGTATCTGGGCTCAACAAGGCTTAAAGGCTTTAGAAATCATCGCTCAAGAATTTGCTGGTCAGTACTCTTTTGGAAACGAAGTCACTATGGCTGATGCGTTTTTAATCCCACAGCTTCTGACTTGCCAGCGATTCAACATCGACCTAACTCCTTATCCGACTCTTTTAAAAATTAATGACAATTGCCTCGCACTGGATGCCTTTAAAAAAGCTCATCCATTTATTCAGATAGACACTCCGGAAGACTTGAGAAAATAA
- a CDS encoding fumarylacetoacetate hydrolase family protein (COG0179 2-keto-4-pentenoate hydratase/2-oxohepta-3-ene-1,7-dioic acid hydratase (catechol pathway)), whose translation MKLGTLKSNKSLDGELCVVSRDLKTAVNVSSLVSSLREAMEQWGKYESELKKIYLDLNDGRAEGSFLVVEGDFHSALPRTWLFADGSAFIYHIKLVRMARNAALPETLETVPLMYQGECGSFLTPTQDIPQVDFNHGTDFEGEVGVITDFVPMGTTPEEALKHIRLVVLINDVSLRGLIPAELAQGFGFFQSKPSSSLSPFAVTVDELGEGWKHGRVHEPLSVKFNGEFFGNADAGAMHFHFGQLIAHAARTRNLPAGSLIGSGTVSNEDHTKGSSCLAEKRMIEQIESGSIKTSFMKDGDRVEIEMFDRGGQSIFGRISQKVKAL comes from the coding sequence GTGAAATTAGGAACTTTAAAGTCGAACAAATCTTTAGATGGTGAACTTTGTGTTGTCAGTCGTGATTTAAAAACGGCTGTAAACGTATCAAGCCTTGTTTCCTCGCTGCGTGAAGCGATGGAGCAATGGGGTAAGTACGAATCTGAATTAAAAAAGATTTACCTAGATCTAAATGATGGCCGCGCTGAAGGTTCCTTTTTAGTAGTTGAAGGTGATTTCCACTCAGCATTGCCAAGAACTTGGTTGTTCGCTGACGGTTCTGCTTTTATCTATCATATCAAGCTTGTGCGTATGGCAAGAAACGCGGCTCTGCCAGAAACCCTAGAAACAGTGCCATTGATGTATCAAGGGGAGTGCGGATCTTTCCTAACTCCCACTCAAGATATTCCTCAGGTTGATTTCAATCATGGAACAGACTTTGAGGGTGAAGTTGGAGTTATTACGGACTTCGTACCAATGGGCACAACACCTGAAGAAGCTCTTAAGCACATTCGTTTAGTGGTATTGATCAATGACGTATCTTTACGTGGTTTAATTCCAGCTGAACTTGCTCAAGGTTTTGGATTCTTCCAAAGTAAGCCTTCCTCTTCACTTTCGCCTTTTGCTGTGACAGTGGATGAGCTGGGTGAGGGATGGAAGCACGGTCGTGTTCACGAGCCTCTTTCCGTTAAGTTTAATGGAGAGTTTTTTGGAAATGCAGATGCTGGAGCAATGCACTTTCACTTCGGTCAGTTGATTGCCCATGCTGCGCGCACGCGCAATTTACCAGCTGGAAGTCTGATTGGCAGCGGTACAGTTTCTAATGAAGATCACACAAAGGGTTCAAGCTGTCTTGCTGAAAAACGCATGATTGAGCAAATTGAATCTGGATCTATTAAAACAAGTTTTATGAAAGACGGAGATCGTGTTGAAATCGAAATGTTCGATAGAGGCGGTCAAAGTATTTTCGGTCGTATATCTCAAAAGGTGAAGGCTCTTTAG
- a CDS encoding hypothetical protein (COG2032 Cu/Zn superoxide dismutase) has protein sequence MRKILLVSAVFALAACSHKATNHDEHHHTESAVHTPTGPSEAEAVLKAAKGKKVKGTIKFKEENGQILVTTEVEGLKAGPHGFHIHEVGNCDAPDFSTAGGHFNPSQSVHGSEHSEHRHGGDMGNLIATAKGKAHTTLTITGVTLKDGPASIIGKAVIIHEGKDDLKSQPAGNSGPREACGIIKALE, from the coding sequence ATGCGTAAGATTCTACTTGTATCTGCAGTTTTCGCTCTTGCAGCGTGCTCTCACAAAGCGACCAACCACGATGAACATCACCACACTGAAAGTGCTGTTCACACGCCTACAGGCCCGAGTGAAGCCGAAGCTGTTCTAAAAGCGGCTAAAGGAAAAAAAGTAAAAGGAACTATTAAGTTCAAAGAAGAAAATGGTCAGATCCTAGTAACAACAGAAGTTGAAGGTCTTAAAGCAGGTCCTCACGGATTCCACATTCATGAAGTGGGTAACTGTGATGCTCCTGACTTTTCAACAGCAGGCGGCCACTTTAACCCTAGTCAAAGCGTCCACGGTTCAGAACACTCTGAACATCGCCACGGTGGTGATATGGGTAACTTGATTGCTACCGCAAAAGGAAAAGCTCACACCACACTAACAATCACTGGTGTCACTTTAAAGGACGGCCCTGCAAGCATCATTGGCAAAGCGGTCATCATCCACGAAGGCAAAGATGATTTGAAATCACAGCCCGCTGGGAACTCTGGCCCTCGCGAAGCTTGTGGAATTATCAAGGCTCTTGAATAG
- a CDS encoding putative lipoprotein (COG2373 Large extracellular alpha-helical protein) has translation MRRYLYFLLLVFPALSHAQVKSVTPQGQVQDVSQVVIQFSSPQVSLGNVQNNLPAKSSCFKGGTGRWVDTTTWAYEFSKPLSGGVKCDVQIGKEKFQFVTSAPNIQQTFPPTYRSIEPDQNFILISNGTFDKSSVQKNAYFVIEGVGDRIPVEVLQGYTANGIIKSAKEEFKYDDEAFKGDLLVLRSKRPFPNGKKVSLVWPKVIASESGVAGINDNQLDFTVVDEFLAKINCEREKPQSDCIPLSDIALSLSSSIRLSDAKKVYISQIGTNNISYAELTQLSEKDVVSYLNFKGPFKTNAEYELVIPSNLKDIDGRILVNRSQFPLKVKTSDFPPLLKFPSNFGIIESISPVMPLTRRHIESDAGLQMFGSSGSFNEKNFQTILEVLNQIYRSSDSSEENEVLKKYLTQKVNLKVPRSPEKTEVVGIPLKSTGFYAFEMQSPRLGEALTGESKTYYVRSSALVTDKVAHIKYSDNEVWVWVTQLQTGKPLAQQQVQLVDVFGKKLAQGVTNAKGIAYFTLKSPISEMVKNPEGYFYSGFFAVVADSKSFSFTYSGWDQGLEPWRYQIGYSFMPMPYIGHTVLDRTLFKPEEKISLKTYFRKISNNQLGLPSKSEWPDKIILSHESGLSKYTLPAVWNQKNGISLNEYALPSDIRTGKWSIQLLKKDDVLATSAEFNVENYELPAIQLKLEMSSLKLLPKSDIEIGIQAEYLSGGAAKNLEVTLNWNVEAGYFSPKDSDLSDFSFANGRPLEGVHSGGENAYSKGTNQSGKTQLKLNDVGYAKSNLASIKFADGIQNLSVEAVYKDPNGKIQSQLKTAQLWPSNIIAGIKTNAWQSSKDKIDFTVVALDLEQKPLAKVPVEVELYSSAYYSHRKRLVGGFYSYEDFREIKKVSGFCRGATDAKGFLQCSGESPFIGNLIAVAKLTDKEGRISYANVDLWVSDGSNKQWFSGEDSDRADLVALKKNYEPGETAELQLRTPFTHSHVLVTVESDRVLWSEVIEVKGEKPILRVPVKAEYAPGVVVSAFAVRGRIKDAPISGLVDLAKPSFRLGMTQLKVGIQSAEVKVAVTTPKKEFQVRDTVTAQVKLHLPDGSPLSDADLAVVVVDEALLSLKSNKTWALLESMMRPRSYDIKTATAQGFVVGKRHFGVKAVPAGGDGGGDTRRELFDSLVYWNPSVKVDKEGIANVQFQLNDSNSSFRIVAIASSGLQRFGTGWASIRATQDLSVTPAISIYSRQGDVAQVGGTIRNLQAPAGEYIASLIVNGFAQEKKKVELKKGDHHFVSWKIKSDKIGENIFDLQIQDLNGKIFDSIRKVQKVLPKLSGVENQVEIGLWPHFQKIKIAGEVSSNAKLQVEASSQFEKLQAREKFDFISNTSLESKISEAVSDQNHIAFKKVAQNISKYLDKNGLLKYFDSDSLDGDVALTAYVLSIAKAAGWATEQSDQAKMLEALNSFVFGRLKVSGERGDLNILKALAVATLAEYGEFNDQMLSVLSLDYERWPSAVLVDWHHLLGSQKGLTEAAASRVRIAQILQGRSFLSGARVQVKETPFDFIPWLLISPRLALVKSAYYADSSLLSDKDKIKVINAAKEASPDMLSYEYAWLKLLLKKTSEAQTPVTGDLVLSYAGSEKKHSWKMGSLWKTQWNILEPDSDLLLSQKGKGSPWFKVSVLGKKTDKPIQAGFKIERKVLPLEQKRKGLWSTGDLYRVEIKVSASAEQYWVVVQDSIPAGGSVVQTEGAYLIENPLGQIQFYLPYFAQGERTLSYTVRLNMAGTYLLDGLMAKALYNPDVYSYLPLKDVTIEE, from the coding sequence ATGCGCCGATATTTATATTTTCTTTTGTTAGTCTTCCCAGCTTTAAGTCATGCACAAGTGAAGTCTGTAACTCCTCAGGGACAGGTACAAGATGTTTCTCAGGTGGTCATTCAGTTTAGCAGTCCACAAGTATCTTTGGGGAATGTACAAAATAATTTACCAGCAAAGAGTTCTTGTTTCAAAGGGGGAACAGGGCGTTGGGTGGATACAACGACGTGGGCCTATGAGTTTTCCAAACCTCTTTCGGGCGGAGTAAAGTGTGATGTTCAAATTGGAAAAGAAAAATTTCAGTTCGTAACTTCGGCTCCAAATATTCAACAGACATTTCCGCCAACATATCGCTCTATTGAGCCGGATCAAAATTTTATTCTTATCAGCAATGGAACATTTGATAAATCATCTGTGCAGAAGAATGCCTATTTCGTTATCGAAGGTGTTGGCGATCGCATCCCTGTAGAAGTTCTACAAGGATATACGGCAAATGGAATTATCAAATCAGCGAAAGAGGAATTCAAATATGACGACGAGGCATTCAAAGGGGATCTTTTAGTCCTTCGCTCTAAAAGGCCATTCCCTAACGGAAAAAAAGTAAGTCTGGTGTGGCCAAAGGTGATCGCTTCAGAAAGTGGCGTTGCGGGAATTAACGACAATCAATTGGATTTCACGGTCGTTGATGAATTCTTGGCGAAGATCAACTGCGAGAGAGAAAAACCTCAGTCAGATTGTATTCCTTTGAGTGATATTGCTTTGAGTCTCTCAAGCTCTATTAGATTGAGTGATGCGAAAAAAGTATACATTTCTCAGATAGGTACGAATAATATTTCTTATGCAGAGTTAACTCAACTTTCAGAGAAAGATGTTGTTAGTTATTTAAATTTTAAAGGTCCTTTTAAAACCAACGCCGAATACGAGTTAGTGATACCTTCTAACCTCAAGGACATTGATGGACGTATTCTAGTTAATAGATCTCAGTTCCCTCTAAAAGTTAAAACATCAGACTTTCCTCCTCTTTTAAAGTTTCCATCAAACTTTGGAATTATTGAGTCTATTTCTCCCGTGATGCCCTTAACTCGCAGGCACATAGAAAGTGATGCTGGTCTTCAGATGTTTGGATCTAGCGGAAGCTTTAATGAAAAAAACTTCCAGACGATTTTAGAAGTTTTGAATCAGATTTATAGAAGCTCTGATAGCAGTGAAGAAAATGAAGTTCTGAAAAAGTATCTCACTCAGAAAGTGAACTTGAAGGTGCCTCGTTCACCGGAAAAAACAGAAGTTGTGGGTATTCCTTTAAAGAGCACAGGCTTTTATGCTTTCGAAATGCAAAGCCCAAGATTAGGTGAGGCACTGACAGGAGAGAGTAAAACCTACTACGTAAGAAGTTCTGCCCTCGTCACAGACAAAGTGGCACATATTAAATACTCCGACAATGAAGTTTGGGTTTGGGTGACACAGCTACAAACAGGAAAGCCCTTAGCTCAGCAGCAAGTGCAGTTGGTTGATGTATTCGGCAAAAAGCTCGCTCAAGGCGTGACCAACGCGAAAGGTATCGCTTATTTTACTTTAAAGTCGCCAATCAGTGAGATGGTAAAAAATCCTGAAGGATATTTCTATTCTGGTTTCTTCGCCGTTGTTGCTGACAGCAAGTCCTTCTCGTTTACATACTCGGGTTGGGATCAGGGGCTAGAACCATGGCGTTATCAAATTGGTTACTCATTCATGCCGATGCCATATATTGGCCATACCGTTTTGGATAGAACACTTTTTAAGCCGGAAGAGAAAATATCACTCAAAACATATTTTCGTAAAATCTCGAACAATCAACTTGGGTTACCTTCAAAAAGTGAATGGCCAGATAAAATAATCCTTTCGCATGAATCCGGTTTGAGTAAATACACTCTGCCTGCGGTGTGGAATCAGAAGAATGGAATTTCACTGAACGAGTATGCACTGCCCTCAGATATCCGTACGGGTAAGTGGAGTATTCAACTGCTGAAAAAAGACGATGTTCTCGCGACTTCGGCGGAGTTCAATGTTGAAAACTACGAACTACCAGCAATTCAGCTTAAGTTAGAGATGTCTTCTTTGAAGCTTCTTCCTAAGAGTGACATAGAGATTGGTATTCAAGCTGAATATCTCTCCGGAGGGGCTGCTAAGAACTTAGAGGTCACATTGAATTGGAATGTCGAGGCAGGATATTTTTCCCCAAAGGACTCTGACTTAAGTGATTTTTCTTTTGCCAATGGAAGACCTCTGGAGGGCGTTCATTCTGGAGGAGAAAATGCCTATTCTAAAGGGACCAATCAATCGGGTAAGACACAGCTAAAACTCAATGATGTAGGTTATGCAAAATCAAATCTAGCCAGTATTAAGTTTGCAGATGGCATACAAAATCTGAGCGTGGAAGCAGTCTATAAAGATCCCAATGGGAAAATTCAGTCTCAATTAAAAACGGCACAGCTATGGCCTAGCAATATTATTGCGGGAATCAAGACAAACGCTTGGCAGTCTTCGAAAGATAAAATCGACTTTACTGTGGTTGCATTAGATTTAGAGCAAAAGCCTCTGGCGAAGGTTCCAGTAGAGGTTGAGCTTTATTCGAGTGCTTACTATTCCCATCGCAAAAGACTTGTGGGAGGTTTCTATTCCTATGAAGACTTTAGGGAGATTAAAAAAGTTTCTGGATTCTGTAGGGGAGCAACTGATGCCAAGGGATTCTTACAGTGTTCTGGGGAAAGCCCATTTATCGGAAACCTAATTGCAGTTGCAAAGCTGACGGATAAAGAAGGGAGAATCTCCTATGCCAACGTTGATCTCTGGGTTTCCGATGGCAGTAATAAACAATGGTTTTCGGGTGAAGACAGTGATCGCGCGGACTTGGTGGCCTTAAAGAAAAACTACGAACCCGGAGAAACGGCGGAGCTTCAATTAAGAACTCCATTCACTCACTCTCATGTCTTAGTGACCGTAGAAAGTGATCGTGTCTTGTGGAGTGAGGTCATCGAGGTAAAGGGCGAAAAGCCTATTCTCAGAGTGCCAGTCAAAGCAGAGTACGCACCAGGAGTTGTAGTTTCAGCATTTGCTGTCAGGGGGAGAATTAAGGATGCGCCGATCTCTGGACTTGTCGACTTGGCTAAACCAAGTTTTCGATTGGGAATGACTCAGTTGAAAGTCGGAATACAAAGTGCGGAAGTCAAAGTAGCGGTAACAACTCCCAAAAAGGAATTTCAGGTCCGCGATACAGTCACAGCTCAGGTTAAGCTACATCTACCAGATGGAAGTCCTCTTAGTGATGCAGACTTAGCTGTCGTTGTCGTCGACGAGGCTTTGCTCAGTCTTAAATCAAATAAGACCTGGGCCCTTTTAGAAAGTATGATGAGGCCGCGCAGTTACGATATTAAAACTGCCACGGCTCAAGGGTTTGTTGTTGGGAAAAGGCACTTCGGTGTAAAGGCTGTTCCGGCAGGGGGAGACGGTGGCGGGGATACGCGAAGAGAGCTCTTTGATAGTTTGGTATATTGGAATCCCTCTGTAAAAGTTGATAAAGAGGGAATTGCTAATGTGCAGTTTCAGTTAAACGACTCGAATTCGTCTTTTAGAATTGTTGCAATTGCAAGTTCGGGATTGCAGCGCTTTGGGACTGGTTGGGCAAGTATCAGAGCCACTCAAGATCTTTCTGTGACTCCTGCTATTTCTATATATTCTCGTCAGGGCGATGTGGCCCAAGTGGGTGGGACGATTCGCAATCTGCAAGCTCCGGCGGGGGAGTATATTGCAAGCTTGATAGTGAACGGATTTGCTCAAGAGAAAAAGAAAGTGGAGCTAAAGAAAGGTGATCATCACTTTGTTAGCTGGAAAATTAAAAGCGATAAAATTGGTGAAAATATTTTTGATTTACAGATCCAAGATCTGAACGGAAAGATTTTTGACTCTATCAGGAAGGTTCAAAAAGTTTTACCAAAACTATCGGGTGTGGAAAACCAAGTGGAAATCGGATTGTGGCCGCATTTCCAGAAAATCAAAATTGCTGGCGAAGTAAGCTCTAATGCCAAACTTCAAGTCGAGGCAAGTAGTCAGTTTGAAAAACTTCAGGCGCGTGAAAAATTTGATTTCATTTCTAATACGTCTTTAGAATCTAAAATCTCAGAGGCGGTTTCAGATCAGAATCACATCGCCTTTAAAAAAGTAGCGCAAAATATTTCAAAGTATCTAGATAAAAATGGACTGCTAAAATATTTTGATTCCGATTCATTAGATGGAGACGTGGCATTGACGGCGTATGTCCTTTCAATCGCCAAAGCGGCGGGATGGGCGACAGAGCAAAGTGATCAAGCAAAAATGCTTGAAGCCCTTAATAGTTTCGTCTTTGGACGTTTGAAAGTATCTGGAGAGCGCGGGGACTTAAATATTCTGAAAGCACTTGCCGTCGCAACTCTTGCGGAATACGGAGAGTTTAATGATCAAATGCTCAGCGTGCTAAGTTTGGATTATGAGCGTTGGCCATCAGCTGTATTAGTAGATTGGCATCATCTTTTAGGTTCTCAGAAAGGACTTACGGAGGCCGCTGCATCGCGAGTGCGTATCGCCCAGATACTTCAGGGAAGATCTTTTTTAAGTGGAGCAAGAGTACAGGTTAAAGAAACGCCCTTTGATTTTATACCTTGGCTACTGATTAGCCCAAGACTGGCACTGGTAAAATCAGCTTATTATGCGGATAGCTCTTTGCTGTCAGATAAAGACAAAATAAAAGTTATTAATGCAGCTAAAGAGGCATCACCAGACATGCTGTCTTATGAATATGCTTGGTTAAAACTACTTCTTAAGAAAACATCCGAGGCACAAACTCCTGTGACTGGCGATCTCGTGCTTAGCTATGCAGGTTCGGAAAAGAAACACTCTTGGAAAATGGGTAGCTTGTGGAAAACTCAGTGGAATATCCTAGAGCCAGATTCAGATCTTCTACTTTCGCAAAAAGGTAAAGGGAGTCCTTGGTTTAAGGTGAGTGTCTTAGGAAAGAAAACGGATAAACCTATTCAGGCTGGATTTAAAATAGAACGCAAAGTTCTTCCTTTAGAACAAAAGAGAAAGGGTTTGTGGTCGACCGGTGATCTTTACCGTGTCGAGATCAAAGTCTCTGCAAGCGCAGAACAGTACTGGGTTGTGGTCCAAGATAGCATTCCCGCAGGAGGAAGTGTGGTGCAAACAGAAGGAGCCTATCTGATTGAAAATCCATTGGGACAGATTCAATTCTATCTGCCTTACTTTGCTCAAGGAGAGAGAACTCTTTCTTACACAGTTCGTTTAAACATGGCTGGTACATACTTACTAGATGGTTTAATGGCGAAGGCTCTTTATAATCCTGATGTGTATTCGTATCTACCTTTGAAGGATGTAACGATTGAGGAATAA